One region of Mycolicibacterium rhodesiae NBB3 genomic DNA includes:
- a CDS encoding sigma-70 family RNA polymerase sigma factor, translating to MSHETLEEAAVVFLACRDRLFGIAYRMLHDCGEAEDIVQDAWLRWQLCDRSVVAEPLAFLTTTTKRLCLNTVQSARVRHETRGGESLPEPVDHNADPLRCLEQCEALETAALALLERLSPPERAAYVLREAFDYSYSEIAAIVDVTQANARQLVSRARKHLAAERRDAPNGAEHKRLVVALAAATRSGDLTSLETVFTQDLTVAA from the coding sequence ATGTCGCACGAAACGCTCGAGGAGGCGGCGGTGGTGTTTCTGGCCTGCCGAGATCGGTTGTTCGGCATCGCATATCGCATGCTCCACGATTGCGGCGAGGCCGAGGACATCGTGCAGGACGCATGGCTGAGGTGGCAGCTGTGCGATCGAAGCGTCGTCGCAGAACCGCTTGCGTTCCTGACCACCACGACCAAGCGGCTGTGCCTCAACACCGTGCAGTCCGCGCGTGTCCGCCACGAAACCCGCGGCGGCGAGTCGCTTCCCGAACCCGTGGACCACAACGCCGACCCGCTGCGCTGCCTCGAGCAGTGCGAAGCGCTGGAAACCGCCGCACTCGCCCTGCTGGAGCGGCTGTCACCGCCGGAGCGCGCCGCATACGTACTGCGGGAGGCCTTCGACTACTCCTATTCGGAGATCGCGGCGATTGTCGACGTGACACAGGCGAATGCGCGCCAGCTCGTCAGCCGCGCGCGCAAACACCTTGCCGCAGAACGGCGCGACGCTCCCAACGGAGCGGAGCACAAGCGGTTGGTGGTGGCGTTGGCGGCGGCCACCCGGTCGGGCGATCTGACGAGTCTGGAAACGGTCTTCACCCAGGATCTGACGGTCGCGGCCTAG
- a CDS encoding amidohydrolase family protein, which produces MRIDVHAHYWTSAYLDMLVGLGKTDTATQRGIGAGDGAELTARLRLMDRAGVDLQVLSAAPQLPYGAYADRAVAAARHVNDEYAALVAAHPDRFRAFAATPMPHIDASIAEIDRAIDELGMVGVSMNTSVLNRAITDPDFEPIFAALDARGAVLYLHPAGNGACSPLVTDQNITWMVGAPFEDTIAAMQLITSGHLQRYPGVKIICSHLGGALPMITRRADDHVAFEAPDTPEPPSQAVHRLWFDSVSHCHAPALRCAIETFGADRILLGTDFPYEDGETFVRAVEYITDVADPGEAHAILDANAMALFRLG; this is translated from the coding sequence ATGCGGATCGACGTTCACGCCCACTACTGGACCAGCGCCTACCTCGACATGCTCGTCGGTCTCGGCAAGACCGACACCGCGACGCAGCGAGGGATCGGCGCCGGCGACGGCGCCGAACTCACTGCGCGGCTGCGGTTGATGGACCGCGCAGGTGTCGACCTGCAAGTGCTGTCCGCCGCCCCGCAGCTGCCGTACGGCGCCTACGCCGACCGCGCCGTCGCCGCCGCGCGCCACGTCAACGACGAGTACGCCGCACTGGTCGCCGCGCATCCTGACCGCTTCCGCGCATTCGCCGCAACGCCGATGCCCCACATCGACGCATCGATCGCCGAAATAGACCGTGCCATTGACGAATTGGGCATGGTCGGCGTCTCGATGAACACGAGCGTGCTGAACCGTGCGATCACCGACCCGGACTTCGAGCCCATCTTCGCCGCACTCGACGCCCGCGGAGCGGTGCTCTACCTGCACCCGGCCGGTAACGGCGCCTGCTCACCGCTGGTCACCGACCAGAACATCACCTGGATGGTGGGAGCACCGTTCGAAGACACCATTGCAGCCATGCAGCTGATCACGTCGGGACATCTGCAGCGCTATCCGGGAGTGAAGATCATCTGCTCGCATCTCGGCGGTGCGCTGCCGATGATCACCCGCCGGGCCGACGACCATGTCGCGTTCGAAGCGCCCGACACGCCGGAGCCGCCGAGCCAGGCGGTCCACCGCCTGTGGTTCGACAGCGTCAGCCACTGTCACGCGCCCGCCTTACGTTGCGCCATCGAGACTTTCGGAGCCGACCGGATCCTACTCGGCACCGATTTCCCCTACGAGGACGGCGAGACGTTCGTGCGCGCCGTCGAATACATCACCGATGTCGCCGACCCCGGCGAAGCGCACGCGATCCTGGACGCCAACGCCATGGCGCTGTTCCGACTGGGCTAG
- a CDS encoding SDR family NAD(P)-dependent oxidoreductase — MELADHVALITGGTAGIGWESARLIACEGAHVIVSGRDRERGEQAAARIGASARFVQADLSDMDSVTSLVQQAGNVDIVVNNAANFTGAETVDQDVAVFESIFDTNVRGAYFLIAGLVPGMLERGRGSIVNITSMVASKGVAGASGYSASKAALESLTRTWAAEFGKHGVRVNSVAPGPTRTDGVAAEWGETNEELGRALPLGRTAHAAEIAEAVLFLASPRASFVTGSTLHVDGGGSAV, encoded by the coding sequence GTGGAACTTGCCGATCACGTCGCCCTGATCACCGGTGGTACAGCAGGTATCGGGTGGGAGTCCGCCCGCCTGATCGCCTGTGAAGGGGCCCACGTCATCGTCTCGGGCCGCGATCGCGAACGCGGTGAGCAGGCCGCGGCCCGCATCGGCGCCAGCGCCCGCTTCGTGCAGGCCGACCTGTCCGACATGGATTCGGTGACATCCCTCGTGCAGCAGGCAGGAAACGTCGACATCGTCGTGAACAACGCCGCGAACTTCACCGGCGCCGAAACCGTCGACCAGGACGTCGCCGTCTTCGAGTCGATCTTCGACACCAATGTCCGCGGTGCCTACTTCCTGATCGCCGGACTGGTCCCGGGAATGCTAGAACGTGGGCGCGGCAGCATCGTCAACATCACCTCGATGGTCGCTTCCAAGGGCGTCGCGGGTGCGTCGGGGTACAGCGCTTCCAAGGCGGCGCTGGAGTCGCTGACCCGGACCTGGGCCGCCGAGTTCGGCAAGCATGGCGTGCGGGTCAACAGTGTCGCTCCGGGGCCGACCCGCACCGACGGTGTGGCCGCCGAATGGGGTGAGACCAACGAGGAGCTCGGCCGGGCCCTACCGCTGGGCCGGACAGCGCATGCCGCCGAGATCGCCGAGGCGGTGCTGTTTCTCGCCTCACCACGCGCCAGCTTCGTCACGGGTTCGACGCTGCACGTCGATGGCGGCGGGTCGGCAGTCTGA
- a CDS encoding class I SAM-dependent methyltransferase — protein sequence MLATFYAKALDADLPNPILGDRWAKEIVDRIDYDWSKTSITTANSPSVTTRSAHFDNWARQFLAVHPEANVVHLGCGLDARAFRLNPGPGVEWYDVDYPDVADLRRQLFPHRDNYHVVSASVTDPSWLARVRPERPTLMIAEGLTMYLTESDGLALLRRIVDAFPSGELQFDAFNRLGVRSQWMNAVVRRSGATLYWAINGPGDIVDAVPGVRLLAFQSPFDSASFRGLAWFYRAMAGVMSLVPSLRYMAQYHRYAF from the coding sequence ATGCTGGCCACGTTTTACGCCAAGGCGCTCGACGCCGACCTGCCGAATCCGATTCTCGGCGATCGCTGGGCCAAGGAGATCGTCGACCGTATCGACTACGACTGGTCGAAGACGTCGATCACCACAGCGAATTCACCGTCGGTGACCACCCGCAGCGCCCATTTCGACAACTGGGCTCGCCAATTCCTGGCGGTCCATCCCGAAGCGAACGTGGTTCACCTCGGATGTGGGCTGGACGCGCGCGCGTTCCGGCTGAATCCCGGGCCTGGGGTCGAGTGGTATGACGTCGACTATCCCGACGTCGCCGACCTGCGTCGCCAACTCTTCCCGCATCGCGACAACTACCACGTCGTCTCCGCCTCGGTGACCGATCCGTCGTGGCTCGCGCGGGTGCGGCCGGAGCGTCCGACGCTGATGATCGCCGAGGGGCTGACGATGTATCTCACCGAATCCGACGGCCTCGCGTTGTTGCGTCGGATCGTCGATGCTTTTCCGTCGGGGGAGCTGCAGTTCGACGCCTTCAATCGGTTGGGTGTCAGATCACAGTGGATGAACGCGGTGGTTCGCCGATCGGGAGCCACGTTGTATTGGGCGATCAACGGACCCGGCGACATCGTCGACGCGGTTCCGGGCGTGCGCCTGTTGGCGTTCCAATCCCCGTTCGACTCCGCGTCGTTCCGGGGCCTCGCCTGGTTCTATCGGGCGATGGCCGGCGTGATGTCGTTGGTGCCGTCGCTGCGGTACATGGCGCAGTACCACCGGTACGCGTTCTGA